ATTCATTAAAATAAAAAAAGACGTTAAAAATAACGTCTTTTAATTTTTATAAAGTTTCTCTATCGGTTCTCATTTTGACCTTCAGGAATCGTATTAAAACTAATCCTGCTGCAAAAAATATGGTCATTGATAAGGCCGCGATACGCATATTATTGAAATGTTCAATTAATGTTGCAAAGATGAATGTTCCGATGATAATGGCAATTTTCTCCAATACATCATAGAAACTGAAGTACGTTGTATTTTCCATGGAATTTTCCGGAAGAAGTTTTGAGTAGGTAGATCTTGACATTGCCTGAAGACCTCCCATTACCAAACCAACTACGGCAGCTACTCCATAAAACTGGTATTCTACTGTAGGATTTTCTTTGTTCAGGAAATAAGCCCAAAGACATGCTACAATCCAAAGGATGATGGCAATTGAAATCACATTTTTGTTACCAATTCTCTTGGATAGTCTCGAGAAAATAACTGCTCCGATGATCGCTTCGATCTGAATCACCAGAAGGGTTCCTATCAGTTTATCCTGAGCAAGATTGATCTCACTCTTTCCGAATAAAGTTGCCATAAGGAAAATTGTCTGCATTCCTACACTGTAAAAGAAGAAACTTGACAGGAAGAATTTCAGATTTTTATCTTTGAAAAGCTCTCCTCCTACTTTAAACAGTTCATGAAAACTTTCTTTTGCAATATCTTTATAGAAGCTCAGATTATCTTTAAACACCTCAAAGAAACCTCCCTGCTCTTCATGTTTTTTGAAAATATTCTTATAATTAAGCAATACTAAGTCTTTAGGAAGTTTATCTTTCACATCCCCAAATTGAGGAAGGTGTTTGAATGTGTATTGAGAGAACCCAAACCACCATGCTCCCGTTAACAGGAAACTGATTCTTGTAAACAATAGCTGCTGGGCTGCTCCTTTGGCAAAAACCTGAATTAAAACCAAACAGATTACCACTAAAACTACGGAACCAATATATCCGTACACATATCCTCTTGCAGAGAGCGCATCCTGCCTGTCCGGTGTGGCAATATCAGGAAGGAAAGAATTATAAAATACCAGACTTCCCCAAAAACCTACGCTGGCCGTAATACTGAATAATAGCCCCAGAAATACGTTATGCATCCCTGTAAACATTGCTAATCCCATACATGATGTTGCACCGAGATAGCAGAAGAACTGCAGGAAAGATTTTTTGTTTCCGATGGTATCAGCCAAAGAAGATAAAAACGGTGACAGTAATACTACAATAAAGAATGATATGGTAAGTGAATATCCATATACAGCATCCGGCTGATATTCTTCTCCGAAAATTTTGATCATATGTCTTACCGGAACATCTATCCATGTTTTTGTTTCCGCCACATATTCTTTTTTCTCGTAAGCAGTGGTTAGGATGGAGTAATAAATGGGAAAAATGGTAGAGGTAATAACCAGGGAATAAACGGAGTTTGCCCAGTCATATACAGCCCAGGCTTTCATAATCTTAGGATTATTCTTTATGTTTTTAGGCTGTCGATTCTCAGTTTCAGACATTTCAAATATATATTAGTAGCACAAAAATAGAAAAACTACGGAATATTCGGCGGTTTTTAATTTTATTTTGAAAATAATAATTGTAAGCCATTGAAAT
This region of Chryseobacterium culicis genomic DNA includes:
- a CDS encoding MFS transporter, which translates into the protein MSETENRQPKNIKNNPKIMKAWAVYDWANSVYSLVITSTIFPIYYSILTTAYEKKEYVAETKTWIDVPVRHMIKIFGEEYQPDAVYGYSLTISFFIVVLLSPFLSSLADTIGNKKSFLQFFCYLGATSCMGLAMFTGMHNVFLGLLFSITASVGFWGSLVFYNSFLPDIATPDRQDALSARGYVYGYIGSVVLVVICLVLIQVFAKGAAQQLLFTRISFLLTGAWWFGFSQYTFKHLPQFGDVKDKLPKDLVLLNYKNIFKKHEEQGGFFEVFKDNLSFYKDIAKESFHELFKVGGELFKDKNLKFFLSSFFFYSVGMQTIFLMATLFGKSEINLAQDKLIGTLLVIQIEAIIGAVIFSRLSKRIGNKNVISIAIILWIVACLWAYFLNKENPTVEYQFYGVAAVVGLVMGGLQAMSRSTYSKLLPENSMENTTYFSFYDVLEKIAIIIGTFIFATLIEHFNNMRIAALSMTIFFAAGLVLIRFLKVKMRTDRETL